The following nucleotide sequence is from Acyrthosiphon pisum isolate AL4f chromosome A2, pea_aphid_22Mar2018_4r6ur, whole genome shotgun sequence.
GATGATAGCGCGTAACGCACCGACGGCGGCGACGATCACGGTACTCCCTCCACTCAACGTGTACGGCGGTGCTCCTCGTACCTCTCCGATTACGTAAATGCGTTGTCTCAGCGCCGCGGCGTGCGGTTAACGGCGGCGAGAATGTTGTGTACACTTGCTCGGCCTGACCTTGACGACACGCGACTTCGGAACGACGACGGTGGCCGTTCGTTCAACGATATACTAAAGGCGGTCCCACACGAATGGTGAACTGGCCAATATTTGTCACTGGTGATATATGACCAACATTGGTCTTTGCTCCTACACGACTGGTGTATATTCACAAGTATATACTGGTGTATATTCAATGCCCAGCGCTGGTATACTTGTCATGGTAATTGTATATTCTCCCACATGGATTGTATAGTTGACCAGTTTATAAGTTTATCAAGTCCTctcaatgaattaaattaaataagtcaGTTCGAAATGGATCCCGAACAGAAGAAGATCGTTGCTGTTGCAAGCTATATTGCTTTGAGCTGTGCGtactcgttaaaaaaaaaagccaaaaGAGAAACACGTAAAAGAAGATGGTGGATGGTTTCTATTCTTCAAAGTCGTGAGAGGTAagtcaattatattaatattaataaataaaaaataaaataatgtacttagaaaaattaaaaatatttataaaatgtattaatatttttattaaaacttttctcGTAGGTATAGTGCTACAAATATGCTGAGTGATTTAAATAAAGAACCATCGGGAAAATTCGAAAATTTTTGTAGGATGTCTGCAAGTGATTTTGAGtacttgataaataaaatagggCCTCTCATTACAAAAAAAGACACAAATATGAGGAAAGCTATTCCAGCCCAGGAAAGATTGGCCATAACATTACGGTTTTTAGCTTCGGGAGATAGCTTTGTAAGTTTGTCTTACCTATTCAAGGTATCAAATCAGATTATTTCATCTATAGTACACGAAGTTTGCAGTGCTTTAGTTCAAATCCTAAAAGATGAAATAAAAGTaagttggatatttttttttaaatataaactaagttatttacaaatttataaaaatatatatattataatatagtgttgagAAGAATCTGAGTAaaagtacttaaatactttatttaaatattttcaatataaagtattactttttttaatatttaagtgttctttacaagttacaatttataaccctgtatacataatatttataatatatattgattataaaatgtaaacacttTAGCGTAGATTGAATAGATACCTActtggtatattaattaatagttaataccaatgaaaaaaaaaaaactttactttattaaaacttaataacaaaaaatacatatatattcgaccagtaatacaaatttaaatcaatatcttTTGAtttaaaccaaattaaaattaaatagtttaagcatggagtaatatatattataatgtacctacataatattacttaaaattaattaataaatgagcTAAGGGTAATAATTGCCTGATAAATCGGTAGGATGTAGAGCTGAACTATTCGAGTTTGATTCTGGAGATGATACATTTTGATAAGGAGTTGGTACATTTTGATAGGGAGATTGTGTAGGCATTGTAGAAATATTTTGGCATTCAACTTCTTGCTGTCCGAGGTATGTAGGTGAAATATGTTTTGGGTGATAATTAAATCGTTCTTGTGTTGAAATATCTGTATAAGACTGTACTGTACTATTTTGAATATGTGATGATTGTGGTAAAGTAGACTTAAAGTAATGTAGAGCCGAACTATTTGAGTTTGATTCTGGAGATGATACATTTTGATAAGGAGTTTGTACATTTTGATAGGGAGATTGTGAAGGCATTGTAGTTAGATTTTGACATTGAATATCTTGCTGTCTGAGAAGTGTTGTAGGTGAAATCTGTACTGGCTGATAATGAACTTTATCTTGTgttgaaatatttgtatacgaTGGTATTGTATTACTTTGGATAAGTGGTATTCGTGGTAAGGTAGACATGGGTTGATCGTAATAAGAATTAGTTTGGTAAGaagaattttcataattattcattttagcaTTGAAGATCAAATTATCAatgttatgcattattatttcacgAGTTCTTTCGTCAAAACTTCTCAGTTTTGTTGCCAATAAATCAGTATACAGTTGTACGTCATCTTTAGGGGGCTGTTCTGAAACGCTTTTTAGTATATCAAATGCGTCACCCATACGCTTTTCTAAATCCACTTcacttaagtttattttttttgattttttcctaGCTGGTTCTTTAAAAATTCTACCTGCTTCAGCCTGAGTTTCTGCCTCACCGATATCCACATTAAGAAGATCGTCATTATTTGGGTTCCTATCTTCCATCAATAACGTATCCACTAATTCCTAAAAAAACAACCTTGTGTTCAAAACGTTttactgcaatattattttgattattatatcttaattaaatatttaatgccactgcacgctattattttaaacttataaaaatatgtatgaaccTACGTGTACACTGTACCAATACAATATAGGTCAATTAATGGACGTGGCTGTTCAAATGTGGGAAGAATtggacgtaaaaaaaaataatcaatcaatcaatcaataaaaatattagaagtaaaaataaaaattaaaacacaatttcaaacaaaattataattcacgACCCTATTTagacagtaataaaatatttaaacaaaaataaaaaaattaatatctattttttagattctgagtgaaacgatgaatatattgattttacaatgatgtgtgtttttttatttttatttttatttttgtgtctgtgtacacgataattagtagtcgaaataatgcttccaTTTTCGAATTCAGTATCTTTTTCGATGGGAAAGttaatatcgttggtgcattggggaggtcaaaattgaaatttcccaatagttttcaaaagcgccgggaaaaacaacatgaaaataattaaggaaaaacaggaatttttacgcaaaatcggtttttaacaaaatcaaatttggtttttggtgtaactcttaaacaaatgaacgtatatacatgaaattttcactggtcgtttatattcgcattttctatacacgataacattttccaaatattttgacttattttgagatgtttaaggatattttaagtttccattttttttagttattttttctataaatatcaattaaattttatttgttggttaaaaaaacttgaaaatttaatagagggCTCCcagtatattgtttcaacagcagatgaaaaaaattaaaaaaatccacagtcacaatttttttttataagcatctaaagtataaatattgacaaaatacggaaaaatcacgaatattagcaaattattttgagttgaaaattcgtaaaaaattttcttttgaaatctAAGTTGGGGGAGGGTATTGTAGGTTTAAGCACGTGTGTTTGTTagttttggcagattttttagtgggcacccgtaaatatctgccatgcccgggtgggggatggcggcacttctctccgtACACCGTGatttgcccgaagaaaaatgccgccgaCGCccccaaaattaatatttaatattacttgaaattaaatattacgtacctactacCGAATTCAACATTTCTACGAGGAATCAACCAGAATATTTgagttcattaataataataataataataataataatatgtatcattacattttaattaaaattatattttactaaatataaataatatgaataagtaTGATATTCTtgttgatattgtttttttcatttttggcgTGTTATTgtcttttttgatattaatttatattaggtaattgttaacgaattataataaatataaataatataaataactgtttttgataggtattgtattttaattattaatttttactacttatgttttttattgattggttgatttattatatattttttttatgttagatTATTTAccattctatttatttattttttatttcattcagaTGCCTACCAGCCCACAAGAATGGTCAACCATTTCATCAGAGTGGGAGGAAAAATGGAATTATCCTCACTGTATAGGCGCCATGGATGGCAAACATATCATTACACAGTGCCCCATTAACAGTGGATCcgaatacattaattataaaggaACATTTAGTGTTGTGTTGATGGCATTAGTAgatgcaaattataattttttatatgccGACATTGGGTGTCAGGGCAGAATTAGTGATGGTGGCGTTTTTAGAAACACAACattgttcaaaaaaattgaaaacaacttATTATTACTTCCGGCAGATCAACCCTTACCTACTAAGACTCTTCCTATGCCATATGTAATTGTAGCAGATGATGCCTTTGCTTTATCTACAAACATAATGAAACCTTATCCGGGACCCTATGCTAAGGGTAGTGTTGAAAGGGTGTTTAATTACCGTCTTTCACGTGCTCGCCGGGTAGTCGAAAATGTATTCGGAATAATGGCGTCTACTTTTCGTATGCTAAGGAAACCTATATTATTAGAACCAGAAAAAGTTACCAGCATTGTTATGGCATGTGTTTTATTACACAACTTTTTGAGAAAAAGTAGAACATCGTCGTTAAGATATACTCCACTCCGCACAATAGACTCTGAGAATGAAGGAGAGTTTATACCAGGGACATGGCGAAATGAAATTGACGACCGATCATCAATGATACCATTAAGAAATGTCGCGAGAAAATCAGGATTAGAAGCCAAAAAAATAAGGGATGAATTCGCCGactatttttcaactactgATAAATTACCATGGCAAgacaaatattgttaattacatatttaaatatattataatcaataaaattaacttacttcTGTATTTATGGTGTCCCTTCTTTCATACACCGATTTCAAAAAACTTTCCATTTTTTCATAGGCAAACCAACTTGGTTTAAATATGTGGTCCGTACCTGCGCCTGATTTGTTGCTGGCCTTTTTTTTTGCCAAAAGTGGTCGAAATGTTGACATTAgcgattctttttttttcttcagcTCTTTTATATCTACTGGTATGCTCATTgagtcttttatttttttccacgaATCAAAAACTATATCACGATTTCTATGTAATTGATCTTTCGGATCCCAAATCGCAGTTTCTTTTTCATAGAGATCTAAAAACTCGATCGTCAATTCGTTTGTCCACtccatattataaacaattttttatttatcaaactactactaatgaataaaataaatcacagaacaataatataaggaCGTAGGTACATACTGCTCGCACTAGATATGGTCAATGACTGAAGAATGcagatattttgtttataagttaaaaaaaatatactattatatttttagttatattattcacatgaaaataataatagaaactaataataatattatttatcatttattggtTAAAGCcgggtttataatataaatataggattGACGGTTGAATCcattattttaaccaaataatatatatgacaatacacgacaaaacaatgataattgtagaTGATATATGGCCCCTGGAAATACTCGAATgcggtacatattatgtatataatataatcctgCTCAGGAAGAATAGGTACATGTATCGCGATTTATGACACTTGTTATCACGTATTGTCACTTATGGTATTTGTTTTaacttcaaatataatttatatatataacagaattaactatatttaagaAAACGATAAACTTcagaatatttaataggtacttatatagttatattttgtgattttgataaAGGTAAGATTACATACTGAAGTCATTTAAagcaattaatgttattttctacggtacctattatataatataaaaaactgtaaaaatacaGTACCTAAAGGTATGTAGGTctcagttatattttaatatcatcgatttatgatttatttgattAGGAAGTAAGAAAAAAAcgtaaatacgtatataattaattaatacattttttaacttcaataaaatatttaacttttttaactcGCACGGCCAGCTTCTACAAAATAACATGTTCTATaccacaattatataataattttacgtatacagattattatttattttaataaaaaaaaaattttaaaaaattcgcACGGCCAGTCACCATGTAGTGCCATGCCGTGTGGGAGCAAACGCCAAGTTGAATGTAAACATTGGTGGTCCTTTGACTTGTGTCAGGTTTACCGACAATCCTCCGGTACGAGCCAGTAACCAACAATTGTACTTGTGAAGCCTCCCATACGACTGGCGTAATGTCACCAGTGACAAATGTTGGCCAAGTACACCAGTCGTGTGGGACCGGCTTAACACtgtattatacagggtgtatcttatgttaTTGTACACgggtttttttaatgataatggaACGATGAcatggaatttcgttaaaacgaaaaaagacgtgtttctttatttttgacaggcaatttttttgtaacaatttaaaaatttttaaacactttattttttcaaatggcaaccactatattttttaatggattcttataaagctttttttctgaaaattttgatagtcgaatcatcaattttggctcGCTATTTTagtaactatggtcctctaaagattagtaaaatatgcattaatacttttaattgaaataatgggTATAGATTTAATTAACGTGCgccaaacaattttttcttataactaccttttgGTACACTTCAATAGTTGAATCTGTAATCTAATgtgtcactaaaaaaaaaaaaaaaattaataataataaaatcataagcaaaattgttggtaaacatagttcattatttttatttcaacatacgatcacagaaattaatattattattttaatttaatattataatcgtaattaattactttacatttttttcatcacagttacttttctaaccgcgtacaatgacataagatacaccctgtatataattatatcgtagGCCATTGCGTCAACCAGcgaatacatatacataattaacatggacatcataggtacctatatagaaacttgggtaaaatacttttaaaaagtatttcaaatatatattccgaatactttatgataataatattcctaagtatttggaatacttcacaataatataataaaagtacagcgattacattttttaaataaatattaattataatatatgaattgactataaaatagtatttgtatatataatgtattatattatatagtcactatataatataatattacatgtatataatatatatatatatatatagtgttacatctattataattataaatgttatagacaattttgtatttttggacTCGTTGTCCAGCAATCTAAAAAAGAGTACTGCTTATGTGATTAAAGAGCACCGTCGAGAACgaaatgtaagaaaaaaattaatcccCTTCTTTGGGGATTatcgaaaataaaaatgcactACAATGTATGGTCACGATCAGAATTCAcaaaattataggtagatactaataataaaatggctAAATATTTACTTCGGCAACGGTTAACAACGCGCGTCAATAGTAGTGATGGGAACTATCGAATAGTCACTATCGAACTATTCGATAGTAGTTCACTATTCGAACTGTTCGATAGTAATTCCATAACTATCGAACATTCGAATAGTCACCGTGTATTCGATAGCTTtaaaactattcgaatagtttatcgaatagttttcattcgaatagttaatcgaatagttttatcgaatagttGTCATTCGAATAtcttatcgaatagttttcattcgaatagtttttattcgaatagtttatcgaatagttttatcgaatagttttcattcgaatagtttatcgaatagttttatcgaatgtttatttatttcgaaagtttataatatattagtttatcgaatagttttcaatattttcaatttttcactCAATAGTTTagttaattgaataatttttattttttattcattcgaaattcgaattttgattggttgtaacttttaacttgtaacttgcaagactgggcaagttaactattttttttaactcgttaagttaagttaatttggaaaaatgtaagttaagtttaaagttaaaagttactttccttttttaattaactcgttaaagttacaagttagttgaaaaaaaaaagtaacttaacttagttaaaaataagttactttttttttcttataaaacttatagttacacaggtctttatatcttaaaaaaatgtattttgctgtaggtacttataaattatgaaatccaacaaattatttgtatatacctattttattttttacctaaaagttttccaaagtgatggtaaaacgtttaaattttactttgttattaccaactaagtatgaataaataataatcaaattaattataaatgtatattgtatagtattaaatattattaaattaacagttaataaaacaactacttgtctaaatacaaacatttataaaattaatttcaattattattacttattagtagggCTGGGATTTTGATGCAAATGCATCTTTTTTTCTGATGTTTTGAAACGTTGATCCTtaagtataaaatgtgttttgggtgatattgattatttaaaagtattttttattttgcatttttttgcattttttgacaaaattaaacataaatgcatttttaggacattttttgacgtttttagtgcattttcttagtttttagagcatttttcacaatttcttcataaaatgaacgaaaattgTTGCGATGCACAAGAAATTTTCGGCAAACTGCTgacggtacgaataataaattatatatagtatcatatattcatatatttcatcATAGCTAGGCTTTTCCCCGAAAATTATCaccgttatattatacttattatgaattattatttttattacaccatacatacatacataggtacaagttatcgtcgataacaattttatcatagctAGGCTTAGGTAACTATTACTGAATTAGTAACCAATTAGTACGTCCGTCGTCGTAGTCTCGATAGCATTCGTTGTGTTTTGTCGTGTCGTGTTTTTTCGTGTGATTCATAAGTTCAATATGCCGAAAATAAAAACGTCGAAATCAAatcgattaacaaaatatgtaaatgaattcggtaaagaaaaaaaatactgtagtgtaattaaaatttttttttctaatttttaacttataataaatataatttaaatgcatttttttagtttttttagtcatttttgcattttttttaagggcattttttaaagttttttagtgcattttttgagttttttaagtcatttttgcatttttttaagggaatttttttaagttttttaaggCATTAAA
It contains:
- the LOC103308758 gene encoding protein ANTAGONIST OF LIKE HETEROCHROMATIN PROTEIN 1-like, producing the protein MDPEQKKIVAVASYIALSCAYSLKKKAKRETRKRRWWMVSILQSRERYSATNMLSDLNKEPSGKFENFCRMSASDFEYLINKIGPLITKKDTNMRKAIPAQERLAITLRFLASGDSFVSLSYLFKVSNQIISSIVHEVCSALVQILKDEIKMPTSPQEWSTISSEWEEKWNYPHCIGAMDGKHIITQCPINSGSEYINYKGTFSVVLMALVDANYNFLYADIGCQGRISDGGVFRNTTLFKKIENNLLLLPADQPLPTKTLPMPYVIVADDAFALSTNIMKPYPGPYAKGSVERVFNYRLSRARRVVENVFGIMASTFRMLRKPILLEPEKVTSIVMACVLLHNFLRKSRTSSLRYTPLRTIDSENEGEFIPGTWRNEIDDRSSMIPLRNVARKSGLEAKKIRDEFADYFSTTDKLPWQDKYC